GTTCTCATAGACTTCTGGGCAGTATGGTGCGGACCTTGCAGAATGCTCACCCCAACTATTGAATCTCTTGCTTCCGAATATCAGGGTAAAGTGAAAGTTGGTAAAGTTAACGTAGATGAAAACCAGCAGCTTGCAGCAAAGTACGGCATCATGAGCATCC
This window of the Denitrovibrio acetiphilus DSM 12809 genome carries:
- the trxA gene encoding thioredoxin, with protein sequence MATELNEASFQTEVLDAETPVLIDFWAVWCGPCRMLTPTIESLASEYQGKVKVGKVNVDENQQLAAKYGIMSIPTVMIFNGGKVVEQFIGVQPKGVYEDALKKYI